From Podospora bellae-mahoneyi strain CBS 112042 chromosome 5, whole genome shotgun sequence:
TCGGTGCTATTGTCATGGGCGATGTGTGGTAGCCCCTGAATTACCCCTGAATGGACCCACCTAAATTTGTTGAGCCAGATAAACACCTGGTGAAGTGATTCATGGCATCATTGCCTCATCTGGACTGTGTGGCCTATCGAATGGAACCTCCATGAGTGATGCATTATTCAGCGCCAGGGGTAGTCGGGCTGACGACTCATACGGAGCGGTGTTTGGGAGCGTTGTAAGGCTCTGTTGGAAATAATCCGTGGTGGAAGAAACAGAGCTGATGAAGTGGTTCACAGAATAGTGGATATTCTGAGCTGTGCAGCCAACAACGCCAAGCATTATCCTTCCAGGCAGCAATGGCGATGTGGGTTTGGCCGAGGTGTTGGTTGAACAAAAACACTCAACCCACATAAAGACCGCTCCCACCCAGAATTTGGTTTCTACTTCCAGTCCATGTTCAACTGAACAGCACACAAACCAGCTTAAACCCCATCAAATCCTTAGACTCgcctccaacctcaaacAATAACTCAGAGGAGAACGCACCGGCCTGGGGCAGTTTGCCTGTGGAACAGTACATTCTGGTACTCTCCTGAACAATAAACAACACAAGAAGTGCGACTGACTCAACTAATCTGTGTAGCAAAATTGAAACGCCgaccctccaccgcctctcgCAGAGCAAGGTGATGCACTCGTCAAAGCATTCATCAACGAAGATGTCACTGGATCAGAGTATCAGTCAACCACACACGTTCCAACTCAACAGGAAATCAATACCATCTTGAAACCTTGGCGCCCGCAGAAAATCCGCGCCATTGCCGCTAAACGCCTGAGTATCTCATGGCCTGATTTCAAGAATGAAGGGTTTTGCGTCTTACGAACCTGGTATCAGGACGGTGAAGAAGCCGACGCAAAACTGGAGGAGTGGTTTGGCTATGATGAGCTCAAGGGCTTGTCCGAGGTCGAGATCGAGGAAACTTTGTTAAACCGCGACCGCCAAGGAGGGGACAAGATGAAAATGAAACCAAAGAAtaggtggtggatggtccTCGACGACAAAGACATGATTGATGTGGAGGACGaaacaacgacgacgactggCTGGACGTGTACAAGATCTTTCCTGAACTGGCGGCCCCTTCGGTGCATCGGCGATTGAACGTCATTGACGCACTCGACAACCTGCACTTAGACGGCACCCCCTACCCGAGAAAGAGCGAGCCGAGCGAAGAGGCGTACGAGGATGCAGTCCTGGAAGTGGCGAGTGGTGGTCTTCGATACCCGCTTGTCATCCTAAATCAGGAGGCTTTCGAGACGGGTCAAATATACCTTGCGTGGAGGGATGCCAAGGGAAAGGTGGTCAAGGATATCCGTGATGACATCGCAGGGTTGCCATACCTTCAGCATGATATCCATCGTGTTTGTGCGTATGAGATAGGGTGGTGGACTGAGGCGTGCTTCGGAAAGCAATACGACATCCAtggagaaaagggaaagatgATGCGGAAGCTGCTGCCTTTGGTGAAGGAAGCAGCGAAGCAGACGATGGCACACAATGCAGCGATGTACGGATGGTGAAGTTGCCAAGTCGTCGTTGGTTCGATGCTCGAATTTTCGAGGGACTTGTGTTCGGTGAAGGCCTTTTGTTCCCCTGAAGATCGACCCACAATCTTGAATGGAATTGCCTTGTATTGTACTAGCCAGTTTCCACGAGTCGTTGCTGTGCCTCATAGAACATCAACAACTGCGGCGGAAATAGCACTAGCACCATGTTCCTGTTGATAGACGGCGGTAGCTTCCCGGTCTGTAATAATGCAATGAACTTGTGCAGAATATTGAAGGCAAGCACTATTGTTGGCCCTGGGGGAGTCGCACATTCCTCAAGATAAAATGGACAATCTCTGCATCGCACTTGTTGCGCCTGTGTTGGTGTGGGAAATCTGATTAACGACCTC
This genomic window contains:
- a CDS encoding hypothetical protein (EggNog:ENOG503PE5K) translates to MAILNPIKSLDSPPTSNNNSEENAPAWGSLPVEQYILQGDALVKAFINEDVTGSEYQSTTHVPTQQEINTILKPWRPQKIRAIAAKRLSISWPDFKNEGFCVLRTWYQDGEEADAKLEEWFGYDELKGLSEVEIEETLLNRDRQGGDKMKMKPKNRWWMVLDDKDMIDIFPELAAPSVHRRLNVIDALDNLHLDGTPYPRKSEPSEEAYEDAVLEVASGGLRYPLVILNQEAFETGQIYLAWRDAKGKVVKDIRDDIAGLPYLQHDIHRVCAYEIGWWTEACFGKQYDIHGEKGKMMRKLLPLVKEAAKQTMAHNAAMYGW